DNA from Geobacter sulfurreducens PCA:
ATCCCCGGCTCACCATGGACGTGCTCCTCATGCGCCTGGCGGACCGGACGACACCGTAACGCGCTTCGTTACACAACGGGCATTCAAACAAACAACGGGGAGCTCCCCGGGAGGATAGTGTGGTCAAAATCGTCAAGGTCCAGTTTCATACCGCCGGGAAACTCTACGACTTCGGGTCCGGCGACCTCGACCTGAAACAGGGCGACCGGGTCATCGTCGAAACCGAGCGGGGCCGGAGCATTGCCATGGTCGTCACCCCGCCGCGGGAATACGAAGACACCCATGTCCCGGAGGGGCTCAAGAACATCGTCCGCCTCGCCGAACCGTCCGACCTGGCTTCGGCGGCCCGCAACGCGGCCAAAGAGCAGGACGCCTACCATTTCTGCCTCCGCAAGATCAAGGAGCGGGGCATGGACATGAAGCTCGTCAAGGTGGAGTATCTCTTTGACGGGAGCAAGGCCATTTTCTACTTCACCGCCGACGGGCGGGTCGATTTCCGGGAGCTGGTCAAGGATCTGGCCCACCAGTTCCATACCCGCATCGAGATGCGCCAGATCGGGGTACGGGACGAGTCCAAGATGATCGGCGGCATCGGCATCTGCGGCCGGGAGCTCTGCTGCTCGTCCTTTCTGCGCGATTTCGAGCCCGTCTCGGTCAAAATGGCCAAGGAGCAAAACCTGGCCCTCAACCCCACCAAGATCTCGGGCCAGTGCGGCCGGCTCCTCTGCTGCCTCGGCTACGAATTTGAAACGTACTGCTCTCTCAAGAAGTGCCTGCCCAAATGCGGTAAGATTGTGAAGTGCGGCACCGCGGAGGGCGAAGTCGTCAAGCAGAACATCCTGGAAGGGACCGTCACCATCCGGACCGAGGAAGATCGCGAGATGGTCGTCAAGGGCGAGGAGATCAAACCCGAGAACATCTTCGATCGCCCCAAGGCCCCGCGCAAAGAGGGAGGACGGGAGAAAGACCAGAAATCGCCCCAGGACGGAGAACGTCGCGAACGTCCCCGGGACCGCGACAAGGAACGCAAAGAAGGCTCAGGCGGCGAACGGCGCGAACGTCAAGAGCGGGAGCAGGCTCCCCCCCGCGAGGAGGGGAACAACCGGGAGCGCCGGGGCGGCAAGGGAAGAGACCGGGATAAAAAGGAGAAGAAATGAGCCGAACGTTCTATGTCACGACACCCATCTACTACGTAAACGACGTACCGCACATCGGCCACGCCTACACCACCCTTGCAGCAGACGTTCTCGCCCGCTACAAGAAGCTCAAGGGGTACGAGGTCTTCTTCCTCACCGGCACCGACGAACATGGCCAGAAGGTCGAAAAGGCGGCCAACACCGCCGGCGAAACGCCCCTGGAGCTGGCCGACCGGGTGGTCAAGCGCTTCCAGGGCCTCTGGGAAAAACTGGACATCCAGTATACCGACTTCATCCGCACGACCCAGGAACGGCATAAAAAAGGGGTCTCGCACATCTTTACCAAAATCATGGCCCAAGGTGACATCTACCTGGGTGAATATGAAGACTGGTACTGCACCCCCTGCGAAACCTTCTGGACCGAAACCCAGCTCATCGACGGCAAATGCCCCGACTGCAACCGTCCGGTGGACAAACTCAAGGAAGAATCCTACTTCTTCCGGATGAGCAAATATCAGGAACAACTCCTGGCCCACATCGAGGCAAATCCCGATTTCATTCAACCCAAGAGCAGGCGCAACGAGATCATTTCCTTCGTAAAGGAAGGCCTGCGCGACCTCTCCGTCTCCCGGACCTCCTTCAACTGGGGCATTCCGGTTCCCGGAAACGAAAAACACGTCATCTACGTCTGGTTCGATGCCCTGACCAACTACATCACGGCCTTGGGCTACCCGGACGAACAGAGCGCCTTCAAAACGTTCTGGCCGGTTGACGTCCACCTGATCGGCAAGGACATCCTCCGCTTCCATGCGGTCTACTGGCCCACATTCCTCATGGCCGCAGGCCTGCCGGTGCCCAAAAAGGTCTTTGCCCACGGATGGTGGACCGTGGAAGGCCAGAAGATGAGCAAGAGCCTCCAGAACGTGGTGGAGCCCAACATGCTGGTGGACCGGTACGGCATTGACGCGGTCCGTTATTTCCTGCTGCGGGAAGTCCCCTTCGGACTCGACGGCGACTTCTCCCACGCGGCCCTTGTCCACCGGATCAACTCCGACCTGGCGAACGATCTGGGCAACCTGCTCAACCGCTCCACCGCCATGGTCAACAAGTACTTCGACGGCGTTCTCCCCGCCCCCGGCCCCCAGACCGAGCTGGACACCGCCTTTAGGGAAAAGACCGAAGCCATGGTGCGCCAGCTGGATGCCTGCATGGACGAACTGGCCTTCAGCAAGGGACTTCAGGCTATTTGGGAAGTTATCTCTGCGGGAAACAAGTACATCGACGAGACGGCACCCTGGGCCCTGGCCAAGGACCCGGCCAAACGGGAATACCTCGGCACGGTCATGTACACGCTGCTGGAAGCCCAGCGCATCGTGCACCTGGTCCTCTCGGCCTTCATGCCGCGCACCTCCGCCAAGGCCCTCGGCTACCTGGGATGGACGGAGCCCTGCCGCGAAGAAGACCTCGCCTGGGGCAGGCTGGCGCCCGGGACGCTGATCGTCAAGGCGGAAGCGCTTTTCCCACGCATCGAGGAGAAGGAAGAAAAATAGGTCCCTATCTGGCCGGAATCCTCAGCTCTGCCGACGCGAAGAGGAAGAAGAACCTGAACAGGCAGTACTTGTAGAACTCACTGAAGAGAAGCCGGAAGCTCCCCTTGTCGTCCCACCACCGCTCTTTGAGATTGGTGGTATCTACCGGGTGGGGATAGATGGCGATGTCGCGCGGCAGTACCTGCCTGAAGAGAAGAGTGGCCCGTTTCATGTGGTAGCGGGAGGTGATCAGCCGGATTGAACGTACCTCTTTCCGCATGATTATCTCCCGGCCGTAGAGGGCATTTTCAAGGGTGTTGCGGGACAGGTTTTCCAGGAAAACACGGTCTGCGAGCCGCTCTCCCTCCCGGTCCCGGAACAGATCCCGCTTCTTTACCACGGGATCGACGCCGATGAGATAGAGATACGTGCCTTTGCGTTCCCGGAAGAGGCGGACTCCCTCCTCAACCCTCCCCCGTCCCCCAGCCAGAACCACGATGGCATCGGTGGTCACATCCCTCTGGCGCAGGGAGAAGGTTTTGTAGGCAAAGTCCACGAACAGCACGGCCACTATGATCAGCACTACGATGAGAAGGGATATGATCCCCCGGAAAAAGAGAGCCATCACACATCCTTGACGGAATATTTCACTTGCATTCGCACTTTCCGTCTGCTATAAAAGGGAGCTTCGAAAGCCACCCGAAGGGAGTAGAATCATGTCCAAAGTTTGCGAAATCTGCGGCAAAGGCCCCAGTTTTGGTAACAATGTCAGCCACGCTAACAACAAGACCCGCACCACGTGGCATCCGAACCTCCAGAAGGTGAAGGCCGTCCGTAATGGCAGCGTCAAGACCATCAAGGTCTGCACCCGCTGCATCCGTTCCGGCCACGTAACCAAGGCCGTCTAGACCCTTCTTTCACCACGGCACGAAATGACTGAGCCGCAGCGCGTAAGCGCGTGCGGCTTTTTGTCGTTCCAACACCGGCAGACCCCGCAGACAACCACCATCCGCCCCTTACTGACAGAGCGCGATCGCCTCGATCTCCACGAGAGCTCCCCGGGGAAGCCCTTTCACCTCCACGGTGGAACGAGCCGGCGGCGCCGCAGCAAAGCGGCTGCCGTAGACCCCGTTCACGGCGGCAAAATCGGCGAGATCCGCAAGAAAGATCGTCGTCTTCACGATGGCGTCAAATCCGAGCCCCGCCTCGGCCAGTACTGCGGCCATGTTGTCCATTACGCGCATCGTCTGAACCGTGATGTCCCCGTCGACCATTTCGCCGGTGGCGGGATCAAGGGGTATCTGACCCGACAGGAACAGGAATCCCCCTGCCCTCACCGCCTGGGAATAGGGACCGATCGCCTTGGGTGCCTGTTCTGTCGCAACAATCTCTTTCATGCTCCCCCCTTCAATTTTTCATTCGCTCGACCGAAATGACACCGCTCAGCTTCATGATGTTGTTCATTACCCGCTTCAGGTGATCCAGGTCGGTGACGTCCACTTCAAAGATATTGACCCCGCGCTTGTCGACCGTGCTTTGGATCGACGCGCTGGAGATGTTTGCTTCACAATCGGTGATGGCCTGGGTGATGTTGGCGAGAATACCCTTCTGGTCGTGACAGGAAACTCGGATTTTCACCGGCAGGGCAGCCTTGCGCTCACGGTTCCAGGTGACGGCGATACGGCGCTCCGGGTCGTTTTCCAGGGCAACGGGACAGTCGGCGGTATGGATCGTGACCCCTCTTCCCCGGGTGATGAAGCCGATGATATCGTCTCCGGGAACCGGGTTGCAGCACTTGCCGAAACGCACAAGAACATCGTCGACCCCGCCGATCTGGATGGCGCTGGGAGACGAGCCGGTGAGCTTGCCGATCATCTTCCCGATACGGGATTCCTTCTGTTCCTGGCGTTCCTGAAGCTTTTCCTCGGGAAGCAGCTTGCCGATCACCTGGTTTGCCGAGAGTTTGCCATAACCAACGGCGGCCATGACGTCATCATCGGTGGAAAGGCCGAACTCCGAGGCCACTCGCTTAATCTCTCCAGCCTTCTGCAGCTTGGCCAGATTGAGAGAATAACGCCGGAACTCCTTCTCAAGGATCTCCTTGCCGAGAGAGATGCTCCGGACCCGCTCCTCTGTCTTGATCCATGCCCGGATCTTGTTGCGGGCACGGGAGCTCTTGACGATCTTCAGCCAGTCCTTGCTCGGCGTGTGGTGCGGAGAGGTGATCACCTCCACGATATCGCCGTTCTTCAGCTCATACTTGAGGGGAACCAGCTTGCCGTTCACCTTGGCGCCCACACAGCGATGCCCGATGTCGGTGTGGATGGTATAGGCCAGATCAATGGGGGTCGACCCCTTTGGAAAACTCTTCACGTCCCCTCTGGGAGTAAAGACGTAGACCTCCTCGGGGAAAAGTTCCACCTTGACCGT
Protein-coding regions in this window:
- a CDS encoding PSP1 domain-containing protein produces the protein MVKIVKVQFHTAGKLYDFGSGDLDLKQGDRVIVETERGRSIAMVVTPPREYEDTHVPEGLKNIVRLAEPSDLASAARNAAKEQDAYHFCLRKIKERGMDMKLVKVEYLFDGSKAIFYFTADGRVDFRELVKDLAHQFHTRIEMRQIGVRDESKMIGGIGICGRELCCSSFLRDFEPVSVKMAKEQNLALNPTKISGQCGRLLCCLGYEFETYCSLKKCLPKCGKIVKCGTAEGEVVKQNILEGTVTIRTEEDREMVVKGEEIKPENIFDRPKAPRKEGGREKDQKSPQDGERRERPRDRDKERKEGSGGERRERQEREQAPPREEGNNRERRGGKGRDRDKKEKK
- the metG gene encoding methionine--tRNA ligase encodes the protein MSRTFYVTTPIYYVNDVPHIGHAYTTLAADVLARYKKLKGYEVFFLTGTDEHGQKVEKAANTAGETPLELADRVVKRFQGLWEKLDIQYTDFIRTTQERHKKGVSHIFTKIMAQGDIYLGEYEDWYCTPCETFWTETQLIDGKCPDCNRPVDKLKEESYFFRMSKYQEQLLAHIEANPDFIQPKSRRNEIISFVKEGLRDLSVSRTSFNWGIPVPGNEKHVIYVWFDALTNYITALGYPDEQSAFKTFWPVDVHLIGKDILRFHAVYWPTFLMAAGLPVPKKVFAHGWWTVEGQKMSKSLQNVVEPNMLVDRYGIDAVRYFLLREVPFGLDGDFSHAALVHRINSDLANDLGNLLNRSTAMVNKYFDGVLPAPGPQTELDTAFREKTEAMVRQLDACMDELAFSKGLQAIWEVISAGNKYIDETAPWALAKDPAKREYLGTVMYTLLEAQRIVHLVLSAFMPRTSAKALGYLGWTEPCREEDLAWGRLAPGTLIVKAEALFPRIEEKEEK
- a CDS encoding YdcF family protein, whose product is MALFFRGIISLLIVVLIIVAVLFVDFAYKTFSLRQRDVTTDAIVVLAGGRGRVEEGVRLFRERKGTYLYLIGVDPVVKKRDLFRDREGERLADRVFLENLSRNTLENALYGREIIMRKEVRSIRLITSRYHMKRATLLFRQVLPRDIAIYPHPVDTTNLKERWWDDKGSFRLLFSEFYKYCLFRFFFLFASAELRIPAR
- the rpmB gene encoding 50S ribosomal protein L28, translating into MSKVCEICGKGPSFGNNVSHANNKTRTTWHPNLQKVKAVRNGSVKTIKVCTRCIRSGHVTKAV
- a CDS encoding RidA family protein translates to MKEIVATEQAPKAIGPYSQAVRAGGFLFLSGQIPLDPATGEMVDGDITVQTMRVMDNMAAVLAEAGLGFDAIVKTTIFLADLADFAAVNGVYGSRFAAAPPARSTVEVKGLPRGALVEIEAIALCQ